The following are encoded together in the Nocardia sp. XZ_19_385 genome:
- a CDS encoding VOC family protein, translating into MTPQLDFFSIVVSDMAASVAFYQRLGLAFPEGAETESHAEAKIPGGVRIALDTETVIKSFYPEWQATADGGRIGMAFRCAEAAEVDSVFAELVDAGYEAELKPFDAAWGQRYAVIKDPDGNGVDLYAPLS; encoded by the coding sequence ATGACTCCGCAATTGGATTTCTTCAGCATCGTGGTTTCGGATATGGCGGCTTCGGTGGCGTTCTACCAACGGCTGGGGCTGGCGTTCCCGGAGGGGGCCGAGACCGAATCACACGCCGAGGCGAAAATTCCCGGCGGCGTACGAATCGCATTGGACACCGAAACCGTGATCAAGTCGTTCTACCCCGAGTGGCAGGCGACGGCCGACGGCGGGCGGATCGGGATGGCGTTCCGCTGCGCCGAGGCCGCCGAGGTCGACTCCGTCTTCGCGGAACTGGTGGACGCCGGGTACGAGGCCGAGCTCAAACCGTTCGACGCGGCGTGGGGCCAGCGCTACGCGGTCATCAAGGACCCGGACGGCAACGGGGTGGACCTCTACGCGCCGCTGTCGTAA
- a CDS encoding DUF6597 domain-containing transcriptional factor, which yields MADISGSPGYRERPSRFGDAVVWERTVAAGDVAAPVLPDGCIDLLWREGRLVVAGPDTTAFAPAMPAGTRIAGIRFFPGTAPALLGVPAHELRDRRVELADLWPAAQVRRLTEQVDDAPDRLAALEAIALDRAVEADPADPVLRRVVHALGSGRSVAATAVATGLNARVLHRRSLAAFGYGPKTLARILRLQRAMEVARSGTPFADTAALTGFADQAHLSREVRELAGMPLGELLARA from the coding sequence GTGGCTGACATCAGTGGGTCGCCGGGCTACCGGGAGCGGCCGTCGCGATTCGGCGATGCCGTGGTGTGGGAGCGCACCGTGGCCGCCGGTGACGTGGCGGCCCCGGTGCTGCCCGACGGCTGCATCGATCTGCTGTGGCGTGAGGGCCGCCTGGTTGTCGCGGGCCCGGACACCACCGCCTTCGCCCCGGCCATGCCGGCCGGTACGCGGATCGCGGGCATCCGGTTCTTCCCCGGCACCGCGCCCGCGCTGCTCGGGGTGCCCGCGCACGAACTACGCGACCGCCGAGTAGAACTCGCCGACCTGTGGCCCGCCGCGCAGGTACGCAGGCTCACCGAACAGGTCGACGACGCGCCCGACCGGCTCGCCGCGCTCGAAGCCATCGCGCTGGACCGCGCGGTCGAGGCCGATCCCGCTGATCCGGTGTTGCGCCGGGTCGTGCACGCGCTCGGCTCCGGCCGGTCCGTCGCGGCGACCGCCGTCGCAACCGGGCTCAATGCCCGTGTGCTGCACCGGCGTTCGCTCGCGGCCTTCGGTTACGGCCCGAAGACTCTGGCCCGGATCCTGCGGTTGCAGCGCGCGATGGAGGTGGCGCGTTCGGGCACCCCGTTCGCCGATACCGCGGCCCTCACCGGTTTCGCGGATCAGGCGCACCTGTCCCGCGAGGTGCGCGAGCTGGCCGGAATGCCGTTGGGGGAGTTGCTCGCTCGCGCCTAG
- a CDS encoding arsenate reductase ArsC yields MAHTPSVLFVCVHNAGRSQMAAGFLTALSGGRIEVRSAGSAPGEQVNPVAVAAMAEIGIDISDAAPKKLTDEAVGVSDVVITMGCGDACPYFPGISYRDWVLPDPSGQSIEVVRPIRDHIRILVENLIAELVPAPH; encoded by the coding sequence ATGGCCCACACACCCAGTGTGCTGTTCGTCTGCGTGCACAATGCCGGTCGCTCCCAGATGGCGGCCGGTTTCCTCACCGCGCTCTCCGGGGGCCGTATCGAAGTACGTTCCGCGGGCAGTGCGCCCGGCGAGCAGGTGAACCCCGTCGCGGTGGCCGCCATGGCCGAGATCGGCATCGACATTTCCGATGCCGCCCCGAAGAAACTGACCGACGAAGCCGTCGGCGTTTCCGATGTGGTGATCACGATGGGCTGCGGCGATGCCTGCCCGTATTTCCCCGGCATCAGCTACAGAGACTGGGTACTGCCCGATCCGTCGGGGCAGTCCATCGAGGTGGTGCGCCCGATCCGCGACCACATCCGCATCCTCGTCGAGAACCTCATCGCGGAACTGGTACCCGCGCCACACTGA
- a CDS encoding oxygenase MpaB family protein gives MTAALEATAPELPPPNPFRPGTRTWDETGLITFSLTAGSAFLLQTMEPTIAAVVDAHSTFRTDPVGRALRSISSVMMWVYGGEEALAEAARLRTMHATLNTTDEAGFKHQALASGPWAWVLHTGTFAFTENAKYFARRPLTYAEKEAYYQETLQMMRNFSVAPKEIPADFAAFEKFFADMVENHLEATGTARDYLRVIQSVAPPKQLPRMLTPLWRAAVAPVGKLQYFVTVGTTPEPARRKLGLTWSEADERKLRALGWLIARLVPLLPERLRYFPIAYEARRLERDRVRLRKVIDLRPI, from the coding sequence ATGACTGCCGCCCTCGAAGCCACCGCACCGGAACTCCCGCCCCCCAACCCGTTTCGCCCGGGCACCCGCACCTGGGACGAAACCGGGCTCATCACCTTCTCGCTGACCGCGGGTTCGGCCTTTCTGCTCCAGACCATGGAGCCGACCATCGCCGCGGTGGTCGACGCGCACTCCACCTTCCGCACCGACCCGGTGGGCCGGGCACTGCGCAGCATCTCCTCGGTGATGATGTGGGTCTACGGCGGCGAGGAGGCACTCGCCGAAGCCGCCCGGCTACGCACCATGCACGCCACCCTCAACACCACCGACGAGGCGGGGTTCAAGCACCAGGCGCTGGCGTCCGGGCCGTGGGCGTGGGTGCTGCACACCGGGACTTTCGCCTTCACCGAGAACGCGAAGTACTTCGCACGCCGGCCGCTCACCTACGCGGAAAAGGAAGCGTACTACCAGGAAACGCTGCAGATGATGCGCAACTTCTCGGTGGCGCCCAAGGAGATTCCGGCGGACTTCGCCGCGTTCGAGAAGTTCTTCGCCGACATGGTGGAGAACCACCTGGAAGCTACCGGCACGGCCCGCGACTACCTGCGGGTCATCCAGTCGGTCGCGCCGCCCAAGCAGTTGCCGCGGATGCTCACGCCGCTCTGGCGGGCTGCGGTCGCGCCGGTGGGCAAGCTGCAGTATTTCGTCACCGTCGGCACCACGCCCGAACCCGCTCGCCGCAAGCTCGGGCTGACCTGGTCCGAAGCGGATGAGCGCAAACTCCGGGCACTGGGCTGGCTGATCGCGCGGCTGGTGCCGTTGCTGCCGGAGCGGCTGCGCTACTTCCCGATCGCCTACGAGGCCCGGCGCCTGGAACGCGACCGCGTCCGCCTGCGCAAGGTCATCGACCTGCGCCCGATCTGA
- a CDS encoding dienelactone hydrolase family protein, with product MSKSVAFSTPDIALPEGTADCYLARPDDGAAHPGVLLLADAYGLRPVIREIMETIAAEGFTVLAPNVLYRSGRSPVLPMPDRRDPAGHAEFFKKLGPVRAALTPEKSLQDAAAYLNYLAASEFCAPGAVAVAGYCMGGRMALRTAAAYPALIAAAASFHGGRLADADAPDSPHHSLDNVTAEVFVAHASADQSMPPEQIKVLEQALESAGVRHTSVVYPETEHGFTMRDTPVFDEQAYQRHLTDLLALLERNFPDRRR from the coding sequence GTGAGCAAGTCCGTCGCATTCAGCACCCCCGATATCGCGCTGCCGGAGGGCACCGCGGACTGTTATCTGGCCCGTCCGGACGACGGCGCCGCACACCCCGGGGTGCTGTTGCTCGCCGACGCTTACGGGCTCCGCCCGGTGATCCGCGAGATCATGGAAACCATTGCCGCCGAAGGATTCACGGTGCTCGCGCCGAATGTGCTGTATCGGTCCGGGCGTTCGCCGGTATTGCCGATGCCCGATCGGCGGGATCCGGCGGGGCATGCCGAATTCTTCAAGAAACTCGGCCCCGTGCGCGCGGCACTCACCCCGGAGAAATCGCTGCAAGACGCGGCGGCCTATCTGAATTATCTTGCCGCGTCGGAGTTCTGCGCGCCGGGCGCGGTCGCCGTCGCCGGTTACTGCATGGGCGGGCGGATGGCCTTGCGCACCGCCGCCGCTTACCCGGCGCTCATCGCCGCCGCGGCCAGTTTTCACGGCGGGCGCCTGGCCGATGCCGACGCGCCCGACAGCCCGCACCATTCCCTCGACAATGTCACCGCGGAGGTGTTCGTCGCGCACGCGAGCGCGGACCAGTCGATGCCGCCGGAGCAGATCAAGGTGCTGGAGCAGGCTTTGGAATCCGCTGGTGTGCGGCACACCTCGGTGGTCTACCCGGAGACCGAGCACGGCTTCACGATGCGCGACACCCCGGTGTTCGACGAGCAGGCCTACCAGCGGCACCTGACCGATCTACTCGCCCTGCTCGAGCGCAACTTCCCGGACCGCCGCCGCTAG